The Glandiceps talaboti chromosome 1, keGlaTala1.1, whole genome shotgun sequence genome has a segment encoding these proteins:
- the LOC144432979 gene encoding voltage-gated inwardly rectifying potassium channel KCNH2-like gives MTVSETKEPSIIADIVGVPEYKPPRPRIHKFTILHYSPFKAVWDWIVLLLVIYTAIFTPYAAAFLIQNDQVQIILNKDPETRGGGGVSNRYGDPLIIIDLIVDCIFIVDIFINFRTTYVNKHHEVISHPKKIAVTYLKGWFAIDALAAIPFDLLLFGSSTEGATTMGLLKTARLLRLLRVIKKLGNYSQYAPAVLVLLMCTFTLISHWLACIWHAIGSMERATLHDADTGWLGILAEQTEERYRNGTGSGPSITNKYISSLYFVLTTLTTVGFGNIAPNTDAEKLFSILTMLVGSLMYASIFGNVTAIIERLYRGMARYQEEVGLVKEFIRFHVIPSPLRQRLKEYFEHAWSYTNGMDMTELMKDLPEFLQAEICLHLNRNLLNNCKAFKGAGTGCLKALSMQFRTTHAGPGDTLIHSGDGLTALYFVSRGSIEILRDDVVMAILGKGDVFGENICIHDVAGRSNSTVRALTYCDLHKIFRDDLLAVFSLYPEFKDRFGSRLQITFDLRDVSMTCVYDI, from the exons cCGTCTATCATAGCCGACATTGTGGGAGTACCGGAGTACAAACCACCAAGACCAAGAATACATAAATTTACCATCTTACACTATTCACCCTTCAAAGCTGTGTGGGACTGGATTGTATTGTTGCTTGTTATATACACTGCAATATTCACACCATATGCAGCGGCTTTCCTCATTCAAAATGACCAAGTACAGATTATCCTTAATAAGGACCCTGAAACACGTGGTGGGGGTGGTGTATCCAATCGATATGGTGACCCACTTATCATTATTGATCTTATCGTGGACTGTATATTCATTGTggatattttcatcaatttccGCACGACTTATGTTAATAAACACCACGAAGTCATCTCACATCCCAAGAAGATAGCCGTAACATATCTAAAAGGCTGGTTTGCTATCGATGCTTTAGCAGCTATACCGTTCGATTTGTTGCTTTTCGGATCTTCAACAGAAGGG GCAACAACAATGGGCTTACTGAAGACGGCTCGACTATTACGACTTCTCCGTGTCATAAAAAAACTCGGAAATTATTCTCAATATGCACCTGCTGTTCTGGTGTTATTGATGTGTACGTTTACTCTGATATCGCACTGGTTAGCGTGTATTTGGCATGCTATAGGAAGCATGGAACGAGCTACGTTACACGATGCAGACACTGGGTGGCTGGGAATTCTCGCCGAGCAAACAGAAGAACGGTATAGGAATGGTACTGGGAGTGGACCGTCAATTACTAACAAATACATATCGTCTTTATACTTCGTGTTGACTACACTAACCACTGTTGGATTTGGTAACATTGCACCAAACACAGATGCCGAGAAGTTGTTTTCTATCCTAACTATGTTAGTCGGTT CTTTGATGTATGCTTCTATCTTTGGTAACGTGACGGCTATTATTGAAAGACTGTACCGAGGGATGGCTCGATATCAAGAAGAAGTTGGTTTGGTTAAGGAATTCATCAGGTTTCACGTCATACCAAGTCCGTTGAGACAGCGACTTAAGGAGTATTTTGAGCATGCGTGGTCTTACACCAATGGAATGGATATGACTGAG CTCATGAAGGACTTGCCTGAATTTCTACAAGCTGAAATATGTCTCCATCTGAATAGAAATTTACTGAATAATTGTAAAGCCTTCAAAGGAGCTGGTACAGGTTGTCTGAAAGCATTGTCAATGCAATTTCGTACCACACATGCTGGACCGGGTGATACCCTCATACATTCTGGTGATGGACTAACTGCGTTATACTTTGTATCCAGGGGGTCTATTGAAATTCTTCGAGATGATGTTGTTATGGCAATACTGG GCAAGGGTGACGTTTTCGGAGAAAACATCTGTATACATGACGTAGCCGGACGATCCAATTCCACAGTACGAGCATTAACCTATTGTGATCTCCATAAGATATTTCGTGATGATCTACTAGCAGTATTTTCTCTATATCCTGAATTCAAAGATCGATTTGGATCAAGATTACAAATAACCTTTGACTTGAGAGATGTGAGTATGACGTGTGTGTATGACATCTAA
- the LOC144436375 gene encoding uncharacterized protein LOC144436375 produces the protein MAMMTPNSSRWSNYQEPIDEEDEREGLPRMFRKMNVPDVASAATREESLSAGALKDRRREIGVGILEFSPEKAGRDITPLKMNISQKCISGTLGALAGIGRRSGTFSCSKGGVAEEYYQEESSDTEEVTPLTKTRKGYQQISDLSDSEGPSIMKRKYHHYTLLESDSSQTGPPTIGRPSSKLFMSSAPETETTSLTNVSMSSSAKAYDSEDVVAGRPWVADVIVEDVSEFVTSPNIERRFDDFTERMHTFENKMRSNLAEIFELVAQQQLQLTSYQQQLLNKNKPACVSIDSTL, from the exons ATGGCAATGATGACGCCTAACTCAAGCAGGTGGTCAAATTACCAGGAACCAATCG ATGAAGAAGACGAGAGGGAAGGACTACCGCGAATGTTTCGCAAAATGAACGTACCGGATGTAGCCAGTGCAGCGACTCGAGAAGAAAGCCTCTCAGCAGGAGCTCTTAAAGATCGACGTCGGGAGATAGGCGTTGGAATATTAGAATTTTCACCTGAAAAAGCTGGTCGGGATATTACACCGTTAAAAATGAACATCTCTCAAAAATGTATTAGTGGGACTCTTGGAGCTCTTGCAGGTATAGGCAGACGTTCTG GGACGTTTTCCTGTTCTAAAGGAGGTGTAGCTGAAGAATACTACCAGGAGGAATCTAGCGACACAGAGGAAGTGACACCACTGACGAAGACTCGGAAAGGTTACCAACAGATATCCGATTTGTCTGATTCCGAGGGCCCGTcaataatgaaaagaaaatatcacCACTATACTCTACTTGAATCCGATAGCAGTCAGACAGGTCCACCAACTATAGGACGACCTTCTTCCAAATTGTTCATGAGCAGTGCACCAGAAACTGAAACTACATCACTTACTAATGTATCTATGTCGAGTTCTGCGAAAGCTTACGACAGTGAAGATGTGGTTGCTGGGCGACCATGGGTGGCAGATGTAATCGTTGAAGATGTAAGCGAGTTTGTAACAAGTCCCAATATTGAACGCCGATTTGATGATTTCACTGAGAGAATGCAtacctttgaaaacaaaatgagatcTAATTTGGCAGAAATTTTTGAACTAGTCGCACAACAACAGTTACAGTTGACTAGTTATCAACAGCAACTGTTAAACAAAAATAAGCCAGCCTGTGTATCTATCGATTCAACACTGTGA